AGCACGTCATTCAGATCAGCTCCGAGGATCGACGCCACGGTGCGACGCAGCCGCAGGCCCGAGGTGATGGTCGGCTCGCCGGGAATGCCGATCAGATAAAGGCGCCCGATCCGGATCAGTTGTACCGGCACTGTCTCCTGGATGAAGGGCTGCAACCGGTTCAGCAGGTGCGCCGGAATCACCATGCCCTTGGGTTCCTGCGCCGCCCGTGTTCTGGCGCCGAGCCGGTATACCAAGCGGGATATGTTGTCCCAGAGAAAATTTCGCCCCTGTCTGAACCCGGGGAAGCCTTCCCCTTCGTCGGTCCCGGCGAACATCGCGGCGGCGATCATCGGCCGGCCGGTGCGGTGCTCGCGGCCGTCGGGTGTGTACTGCCCGCCGACCAGCACGTCGGTCAGGTCGACGTAGGTGAACCGGGCGTCGACGTCGGTGCCGATCGGCGTGCCGCTGCCCAATTGTGCTGACGCATCCTCGAATTGGGCCAGTCCGATCCGCCGGGTGTTGGCCCTTTCGTCCTCGGAGCGGCGCGGCCCGTAGTCGACGGGACCGTCGACGTGCGGGCTCATGTCACCCGCGTTGGTCTGGGCGAACGCGCCGACGAATTCGGGTTGACCGGCCAGGTAATCGGCGCCGCGCACGGTGCGCTCCCAGTGGTGGGCGGCGAAGCCCTTGTTGTCTCCGGTGATGAGCAGGTTGCGGTTGGTCATGCTGGTGCCGTGGGTGGCGAAGAAGTGGATTGCGCCCACGGTGTCCTGGCCCCGGTCGATCTGGATCAGGGTGGTGAGCGGGTCGATGCGGCCGGGGAAGAAGTCCCGGTCGGATGCCGGGTTGCGGTCGAACGACGACGGCGACCTGTTGATGCTCGCGTCGTGCAGTTCACCGTGGGACAGCAGTACCTCCGCGGGCGCCAGGTCTTCGTGGGCGTGCCGGATGGACTCGACGATTCCGTCGACGATCGCGGTGAAGGTGGCCGGCCGGAAGCCGCCGGTCGACAAGTTGTACAACAGCTGGCCGCAGTACCCGCCGGGACCGGCGTGGGTGTGGGTGGTGGTGATCAGCGTGTTGCCGGCGGTGTAGGTGTTGCCGTAGGACATTGCCAGCAGGCGCAGCACCTCGTCGGTCACGTTCTGCATGGGCAACGGCAGCTCGGCGACCACTAGCAGCACCCGTTGCCGCCCGTCGTCGAAAACGAAAGCGCGCGAACGCAATCGGAGATGGATGCCGGCGGTGCGCTGCTCGATCTTGCCGTACCCGAGCATGCCGCAGTCGGCCGCTTCGCCGGTGATGTCGGAGATGCCCCGCCCGACCGAAAGCCCAGCCGACAGCCCGGCCGAAAGTCTCTCCGAAGCCATCGCCGCACCCTCCACGACCGGTGTTCCTACGGATTCACACCATATGCGCCGTGTCGGGGTGTCTCGTTAAACTCGCCAGGGTGCTGATCGGTTCACATGTAAGCCCACAGGATCCGCTGGCCTCGGCGCAGGCTGAAGGCGCCGACGTGGTGCAGATCTTCCTCGGCAATCCGCAGAGTTGGAAGGCGCCCAAACCGCGTGACGACGCGGCGGCGCTCAAGGCTGCGAAACTGCCCATCTATGTGCACGCGCCGTACCTGATCAACGTGGCGTCGGCCAACAACAAGGTGCGAATTCCGTCGCGCAAGATCCTGCAGCAGACCTGTGACGCGGCCGCTGAGATCGGCGCAGCGGCGGTGATCGTGCACGGTGGCCACGTTGCCGACGACAGCGACCTGGACGCGGGGTTCGCCCGCTGGCGTAAGGCGCTCGACCAGCTGCGCACCGAGGTCCCGGTCTATCTGGAGAACACCGCGGGCGGCGACCACGCGATGGCACGCCACTTCGACACCATCGCCCGCCTCTGGGATGTCATCGGCGACACCGGCATTGGCTTCTGCCTGGACACCTGTCATACCTGGGCGGCGGGCGAGGCGTTGGTGGATGCGGTGGACCGGATCAAGGCGATCACCGGTCGCATCGACCTGGTGCACTGCAACGACTCCAAGGACGCCCCCGGTTCGGGCCGGGACCGGCACGCCAACCTCGGTGCCGGTGAGATCGACCCCGAGTTGCTCGTCGCGGCGGTGAAGGCTGCGGACGCTCCGGTGATCTGCGAGACGGCCGAGGAAGGCCGCAAGGACGACATCGCGTTTCTGCGGGAGAAGACGGGCGGCTGACCGCACATTACGGATCTTGTGCGGTTGTCGGAAAAATGTAATATCGAGGTCATGCCGGATACGCACGTCGTCACCAACCAAGTCCCGCCGCTGGAGAACTACAACCCCGCCACGTCACCGCTCATCGTCGAGGCCCTGATCCGCGAGGGCGGGCAATGGGGGCTGGACGAGGTGACCGAACTCGGAGCCATCAATGGCAGCCGCACCGCGCAGCGCTGGGGCGAGCTGGCCGACCGCAACAGGCCCGTGCTGCACACCCACGACCAAACGGGTCACCGCATCGACGAGGTCGAGTACGACCCGGCCTATCACGAATTGATGCGCACCGCGATCGCCCACGGTCTGC
The nucleotide sequence above comes from Mycobacterium kiyosense. Encoded proteins:
- a CDS encoding neutral ceramidase, whose amino-acid sequence is MEGAAMASERLSAGLSAGLSVGRGISDITGEAADCGMLGYGKIEQRTAGIHLRLRSRAFVFDDGRQRVLLVVAELPLPMQNVTDEVLRLLAMSYGNTYTAGNTLITTTHTHAGPGGYCGQLLYNLSTGGFRPATFTAIVDGIVESIRHAHEDLAPAEVLLSHGELHDASINRSPSSFDRNPASDRDFFPGRIDPLTTLIQIDRGQDTVGAIHFFATHGTSMTNRNLLITGDNKGFAAHHWERTVRGADYLAGQPEFVGAFAQTNAGDMSPHVDGPVDYGPRRSEDERANTRRIGLAQFEDASAQLGSGTPIGTDVDARFTYVDLTDVLVGGQYTPDGREHRTGRPMIAAAMFAGTDEGEGFPGFRQGRNFLWDNISRLVYRLGARTRAAQEPKGMVIPAHLLNRLQPFIQETVPVQLIRIGRLYLIGIPGEPTITSGLRLRRTVASILGADLNDVLCVGYSNAYIHYVTTPEEYLEQRYEGGSTLFGRWELPALMQTVAALAEAMRDGRPVSPGGGPRRRKPRSWLRVPPADNGSFGAILAQPDGTYRPGDTVEAAFVSGYPNNDLHRNSTFLEVLHLAQGQWTRVADDGDWSTTFEWEREGRAGSRVRIRWEIPADAAAGQYRIVHHGATRDRHGRIEPFRSTTHEFTVR
- the nfo gene encoding putative endonuclease 4, translated to MLIGSHVSPQDPLASAQAEGADVVQIFLGNPQSWKAPKPRDDAAALKAAKLPIYVHAPYLINVASANNKVRIPSRKILQQTCDAAAEIGAAAVIVHGGHVADDSDLDAGFARWRKALDQLRTEVPVYLENTAGGDHAMARHFDTIARLWDVIGDTGIGFCLDTCHTWAAGEALVDAVDRIKAITGRIDLVHCNDSKDAPGSGRDRHANLGAGEIDPELLVAAVKAADAPVICETAEEGRKDDIAFLREKTGG